In Serratia entomophila, the following are encoded in one genomic region:
- a CDS encoding fimbria/pilus periplasmic chaperone, producing the protein MFSLFPHAQAAIALDRTRAIFPGTEKAISLNISNENKKQPYLAQAWLENSRGEKINSPFAVVPPLQRVEAGKKSVIRITATPEAKALPQDRESVFYFSMREIPPRSDKPNVMQVALQTKVKLFYRPESIIPEKMTRWDDQLVLHKIGNGYRVENPTPYYMTVIGIAGAEKQAVAKDFEAIMIEPKSSVNIKSQTFSAPHVTTINDFGGKPTLAFRCSGDICRADVNQR; encoded by the coding sequence ATGTTCAGTCTATTTCCTCATGCCCAAGCGGCCATTGCTTTAGATCGCACCCGAGCAATCTTTCCGGGTACTGAAAAAGCAATCAGTTTGAATATCAGTAATGAGAACAAAAAACAGCCTTATCTTGCGCAGGCCTGGCTGGAAAACTCGCGTGGCGAGAAAATCAATAGCCCCTTTGCGGTAGTGCCGCCATTGCAAAGAGTTGAGGCGGGGAAAAAAAGCGTGATTAGGATAACGGCGACACCTGAGGCGAAAGCACTACCTCAGGACAGGGAGTCCGTCTTTTATTTCAGCATGCGGGAAATCCCCCCACGCAGCGATAAACCAAATGTCATGCAAGTTGCCCTGCAGACGAAGGTAAAGCTTTTTTATCGACCGGAAAGTATTATCCCAGAAAAAATGACCCGTTGGGACGACCAGTTGGTTCTGCATAAAATAGGCAATGGCTATCGTGTAGAGAACCCGACGCCTTATTATATGACGGTGATTGGTATTGCCGGCGCGGAAAAGCAGGCGGTCGCCAAAGATTTTGAGGCCATTATGATTGAGCCTAAATCCAGCGTTAATATCAAGAGCCAGACATTTTCCGCTCCTCATGTGACAACCATTAATGACTTTGGCGGCAAACCAACGTTAGCGTTTCGCTGCAGCGGGGATATTTGCCGGGCCGACGTTAACCAACGCTGA
- a CDS encoding fimbria/pilus outer membrane usher protein, with the protein MAIAVEFNTDILDDDIKNNIDLSRFSQAGYIMPGSYTLNMKVNENNAADLEFYFYERNKDKNQQAVSAVEVCITPEQLPLIGLKPEFIKNITWWHDSQCADFSALEGVSFRGDLSESALYMAVPQAWLEYSDANWLPPSRWEEGEPGIMFDYSLTSAITEPKKGNITTNISGNGTLGANLGAWRLRGDYQGAYNRTAGNYQATRTLDWSRVYAYRALPSITTKLLLGETYLSSDIFDSWRFTGVSLASDERMLPPKLRGYAPEVNGVAKTNAKVVISQKGRVLHQTNVAAGPFNIQELSSAVNGRLDVRVEEQDGSVQTFSVDTATIPYLTRPGQVRYKLAAGRPSDYSHNVTGPMFSTGEFSWGVSNAWSLYGGSVLSEEYEAFSVGLGRDLFVLGAISADVSQSIANIQNKERTQGKSWRVSYSKHFDEINSDITFAGYRFSESGYLSMGEYLDIRAGNSSMYHNKNLYTVTSSKSFPDSRLSAYFSWSHQTYWNRNATDYYNLSLSQYVDLGDWNNISVGLNATRNKYNDKWNDTIFVSLSMPLSNGTVSYSGTYSDNRYTQTTGFYQRLENGDSYRVSGGTRSGTRSGNSESLQPQASGFYTHRGDLNTMTANATWVEDSYSSAGLSLQGGFTATAKGAALHPGGNIGGTRMMVSTDGVGGVSLNNQIHTNYYGIGVITDVGNYYRTSTRVDVNKLDDDVETSGSSVKESALTEGAIGFRQFNMLKGAKVMAAITTADGRHPPFGATIRNAKERELGIVGDSGNVWLAGINAEEKLMVNWAGAAQCEISLPKVILTNQSLLLPCQPIYSAAHKN; encoded by the coding sequence ATGGCGATTGCCGTTGAATTCAATACTGATATTTTAGATGACGATATTAAAAATAACATAGATTTATCACGATTCTCACAGGCTGGCTATATCATGCCTGGTTCTTACACGTTGAATATGAAGGTCAACGAAAATAACGCGGCCGATCTGGAGTTTTATTTTTATGAACGTAATAAAGATAAAAACCAACAAGCTGTCTCTGCTGTTGAGGTTTGCATTACGCCGGAACAATTGCCACTGATAGGGCTGAAACCTGAATTCATCAAAAACATCACCTGGTGGCACGACAGTCAATGTGCGGACTTCAGTGCGCTTGAGGGGGTTAGTTTTCGTGGCGATTTGTCTGAGTCTGCGCTTTATATGGCTGTACCGCAAGCATGGCTGGAATACAGCGATGCGAACTGGCTGCCCCCTTCTCGTTGGGAAGAGGGAGAGCCGGGCATCATGTTCGACTATAGCCTGACCAGCGCCATTACAGAACCTAAAAAAGGGAATATCACTACCAATATCAGTGGCAATGGAACCCTTGGGGCCAATCTCGGCGCCTGGCGTTTGCGTGGCGATTATCAGGGGGCTTATAACCGTACCGCAGGTAACTATCAGGCAACCCGTACACTGGATTGGAGCCGGGTGTATGCCTACCGCGCTTTGCCCTCGATCACCACCAAATTGTTACTGGGCGAAACCTATCTGAGCTCAGACATTTTTGACTCCTGGCGTTTCACTGGGGTGTCGTTAGCCTCGGATGAACGCATGCTGCCCCCCAAGCTGAGGGGTTATGCACCGGAGGTAAACGGGGTCGCGAAAACCAATGCCAAGGTGGTGATCAGTCAAAAAGGCCGTGTGCTGCATCAGACCAACGTTGCCGCAGGTCCGTTTAACATTCAGGAGTTGAGCAGCGCGGTTAACGGTCGTCTGGACGTGCGGGTTGAAGAACAAGATGGCAGCGTGCAGACATTTTCGGTCGACACCGCGACGATCCCTTATTTAACCAGACCAGGTCAAGTGCGTTATAAGTTGGCCGCCGGTAGACCCAGCGATTACAGCCATAATGTGACGGGGCCTATGTTTAGCACCGGGGAGTTCTCGTGGGGGGTATCGAATGCCTGGTCACTGTATGGCGGTAGCGTTCTTTCCGAGGAGTATGAAGCCTTTTCCGTTGGGCTGGGCCGTGACTTATTCGTGCTGGGCGCGATTTCTGCGGATGTGTCGCAGTCTATTGCCAACATCCAGAATAAAGAACGTACTCAGGGAAAGTCATGGCGAGTCAGTTATTCAAAACATTTTGATGAAATAAACAGCGATATTACTTTTGCCGGGTATAGATTTTCTGAAAGTGGTTACCTGTCGATGGGGGAATACCTTGATATTCGTGCGGGGAATAGCTCGATGTACCACAATAAGAATCTGTATACCGTTACATCCAGCAAGAGTTTTCCAGACTCGAGATTAAGTGCCTATTTTAGCTGGAGTCATCAAACATATTGGAATAGAAATGCAACGGATTATTATAATTTATCGTTGAGTCAATATGTGGACTTGGGTGACTGGAATAATATCTCCGTTGGTTTGAATGCAACCAGGAATAAATATAATGATAAATGGAACGATACCATATTTGTCAGCCTGAGTATGCCGCTTTCTAATGGTACGGTCAGCTATAGCGGAACATATAGCGACAATCGTTACACCCAGACCACCGGTTTTTACCAGCGCTTAGAAAATGGCGACAGTTATCGAGTGAGTGGCGGAACGCGCAGTGGAACGCGCAGTGGAAACAGCGAGAGTCTGCAGCCACAAGCCAGTGGTTTTTACACGCATCGTGGTGACCTCAACACAATGACGGCCAACGCGACCTGGGTAGAAGATAGTTATTCTTCTGCGGGCCTCTCTCTTCAGGGAGGGTTCACCGCGACGGCGAAAGGGGCGGCTCTGCACCCGGGCGGAAACATCGGGGGCACCAGGATGATGGTTAGCACGGATGGTGTTGGCGGTGTGTCGCTGAATAACCAGATACATACCAACTATTACGGCATTGGTGTTATCACCGACGTCGGAAATTATTATCGAACCAGTACGCGCGTCGACGTTAATAAGCTGGATGACGATGTTGAAACCAGCGGATCATCGGTTAAAGAAAGCGCATTGACCGAAGGAGCTATCGGTTTCCGGCAATTTAATATGTTGAAAGGGGCAAAAGTCATGGCGGCAATAACGACTGCCGATGGGCGCCACCCGCCATTTGGCGCCACGATCCGTAATGCAAAAGAGCGTGAACTTGGCATTGTTGGTGACTCAGGCAATGTCTGGTTAGCTGGAATTAATGCCGAAGAGAAGCTCATGGTTAATTGGGCGGGGGCTGCACAATGCGAGATCTCCTTACCTAAGGTCATTTTGACCAACCAGTCTCTGTTATTACCTTGCCAGCCAATATATTCGGCGGCACATAAAAATTGA
- a CDS encoding fimbrial protein, translating to MLKNNLWFLLFLFGGINGALAQDQGHGRVTMNGQIIASACTIAAEDVYQSINLGELPLRTLVADGQGPLRTFNLHLIKCVLNKESEKGQWRDVLVTFDGVADGTSLFATQGEAQGVGIRIMDSHQQVAAVGGVMNVIELEPDTTTLKYQLQLVRNNTALRAGEFYSVIKFMVHYQ from the coding sequence GTGTTAAAGAATAACCTTTGGTTTTTATTATTTCTGTTCGGTGGTATCAACGGCGCATTGGCACAAGATCAGGGGCATGGTCGGGTAACGATGAATGGCCAAATTATTGCTTCGGCATGCACTATTGCAGCAGAGGATGTTTACCAGAGTATTAATCTTGGTGAATTGCCATTGCGGACGCTGGTTGCTGACGGGCAAGGGCCGTTAAGGACATTCAATCTGCACTTAATCAAGTGTGTTTTAAATAAAGAATCAGAAAAAGGTCAGTGGCGTGACGTTTTGGTCACCTTCGATGGTGTTGCCGATGGAACATCATTGTTTGCGACACAGGGAGAAGCACAGGGTGTTGGGATCCGTATTATGGATTCTCACCAACAGGTTGCCGCTGTGGGCGGAGTAATGAATGTGATTGAACTCGAGCCGGACACCACCACGTTAAAATATCAGTTGCAGTTGGTAAGAAATAACACTGCCTTACGGGCAGGTGAATTCTATAGCGTTATAAAATTTATGGTTCACTATCAGTGA
- a CDS encoding fimbrial protein yields MKINKIASVLLLASGLTAFGANAADQGSGRVTFTGSIIEAACSVNPESSDQEVDLGQIAASQLADGGSSTPRNFEILLENCALDADKANTVTVTFGGSAADSSNQLLGITGTASGAGVAVTDGSGNLITLGQATGARELIEGSNTLNFSAYLQGISTEISTGEFQSVADFTLAYQ; encoded by the coding sequence ATGAAAATCAATAAAATTGCGTCTGTTTTATTACTGGCCTCCGGCCTGACTGCATTTGGTGCGAATGCTGCAGATCAAGGTTCTGGCCGTGTAACTTTCACCGGTTCTATTATTGAGGCCGCTTGTTCTGTGAATCCAGAGTCTTCAGATCAAGAAGTTGACTTGGGGCAGATTGCTGCTTCCCAACTGGCGGATGGTGGTTCTTCTACGCCGCGTAATTTCGAAATCCTGCTGGAAAACTGTGCGCTGGATGCTGATAAAGCCAATACCGTTACCGTGACCTTCGGTGGCTCTGCTGCAGATAGCTCTAACCAGCTGCTAGGTATTACCGGCACCGCTTCTGGCGCTGGCGTGGCAGTTACCGACGGTTCTGGCAATCTGATTACGTTGGGCCAGGCAACGGGAGCTCGTGAATTGATCGAGGGTTCCAACACCCTGAACTTCTCTGCTTATCTGCAGGGGATTAGCACTGAAATCAGCACCGGTGAATTCCAGTCTGTAGCTGACTTTACCCTGGCTTACCAGTAA
- a CDS encoding winged helix-turn-helix domain-containing protein, which produces MLNDLVHFNDNTRVLCRGVQSIELSLSSARLLSRLIITPNKLIRRDDLLNDVWDKFNLTPSDSNLNKNISLLRKAFTDLRIENSIETMPKQGFMLVLTVKVLSGDLSEVPLSSEKVEGSTVKKFHRQWFIIIFALEIMYVAFFSYIFKAAYDNHNFSYFTQVGLCDVYVTQSAKIKSIETFIKSSSGKNVMRRCENTHKIVYIDDSKLDVENLKKETFVAVCDGTKSSGRNECKNYVFL; this is translated from the coding sequence ATGTTAAATGATCTGGTTCATTTTAATGATAATACCAGAGTCCTTTGCCGAGGCGTTCAGTCCATCGAGCTGTCGCTATCTTCTGCCCGGCTGTTAAGCAGGTTGATTATAACGCCTAACAAACTTATAAGGCGCGATGACTTACTCAATGATGTTTGGGATAAGTTCAATCTGACACCTTCAGACAGTAATCTAAATAAAAATATTTCACTTTTAAGAAAGGCATTTACAGATCTAAGGATTGAAAACTCAATAGAAACCATGCCAAAGCAAGGTTTTATGTTGGTATTGACCGTTAAGGTATTGAGTGGCGATTTATCCGAGGTACCTTTAAGTTCTGAGAAAGTTGAAGGTAGTACAGTTAAAAAATTTCACCGTCAGTGGTTTATTATTATTTTCGCACTTGAAATTATGTATGTTGCATTCTTTTCCTATATATTTAAGGCTGCTTATGATAACCATAATTTTTCATATTTCACTCAGGTCGGACTGTGTGACGTATACGTCACACAGTCCGCTAAAATAAAATCGATAGAAACATTCATCAAATCCTCTTCAGGGAAAAATGTAATGCGTAGGTGTGAAAACACGCATAAAATAGTTTATATCGATGATAGTAAATTGGATGTTGAAAACTTAAAAAAAGAAACTTTCGTGGCTGTATGTGATGGGACCAAATCCAGTGGCAGAAATGAATGTAAGAACTATGTTTTTTTATAA
- a CDS encoding plasmid pRiA4b ORF-3 family protein produces MVWRRLRITADTSLAALHFIFQIVQGWGDDYLHQFHIYGKDYGISYDGGIGFPDNPFRTVIDDFSFDVSDRFTYEYNFFDHWLHDVRVEAIHEDSTLKTPFCISGHGIPGTPPRG; encoded by the coding sequence ATGGTCTGGCGCCGGCTAAGAATCACTGCTGATACGTCGCTGGCCGCGCTTCACTTCATTTTCCAGATCGTGCAGGGCTGGGGTGATGATTACCTCCATCAGTTTCATATTTACGGCAAAGATTACGGTATCTCTTACGATGGTGGCATTGGCTTTCCGGATAACCCGTTCCGGACCGTGATTGATGATTTTAGTTTTGATGTCAGCGATCGCTTTACCTACGAATACAACTTCTTTGATCACTGGCTTCATGACGTTCGTGTTGAGGCCATTCATGAAGACTCAACGCTGAAAACACCATTTTGTATCAGCGGTCATGGCATACCCGGAACACCCCCCCGAGGATGA
- a CDS encoding Sea16' yields the protein MAYPEHPPEDETDKTLVFLEAIVNADDTATVGDIRAFVDDLDAVRFNRNKINRQLSKLDLAAPALEPEVIWSGRRR from the coding sequence ATGGCATACCCGGAACACCCCCCCGAGGATGAAACTGATAAGACGCTGGTGTTTCTGGAGGCCATCGTTAATGCGGATGATACAGCAACGGTCGGTGATATCCGGGCCTTTGTTGACGACCTGGATGCTGTTCGGTTCAATCGCAATAAAATCAACAGGCAATTGAGCAAACTCGACCTGGCGGCGCCAGCACTGGAACCTGAAGTGATCTGGTCGGGTCGCCGGCGCTGA
- a CDS encoding type IIL restriction-modification enzyme MmeI — protein MVSRSFGQRVTQLHEMHQAVCQYAERAAEKLRRERQYCRHISVFLRTSPFAPHDPYYANSNSVRLMLATQARVQKVAETRRKSPDKGTQKLALRPHQFRDLNNPSNYILVPSVSSERRIYVPLGFFDANVISTNLNFILPHATLYEFGILSSLLHNDWMRLVAGRLKSDYRYSATVVYNTFPWPSVTPGQREEIKRLAEEMYLTRDDFPGRTLAELYDPDKMPPSLLAAHQALDVAVDKLYRDKPFRDAADRLNYLLARYEGLTKK, from the coding sequence ATCGTCAGCCGCTCATTTGGTCAACGCGTCACGCAGCTGCATGAAATGCACCAGGCGGTATGTCAGTACGCCGAACGTGCCGCCGAGAAGCTACGAAGAGAGCGGCAGTATTGCCGGCATATTTCGGTGTTTTTGCGAACCAGCCCGTTTGCCCCTCACGATCCCTATTACGCGAACAGTAACAGCGTGCGGCTCATGCTGGCCACGCAGGCACGAGTTCAAAAAGTGGCAGAAACGCGTCGAAAAAGTCCAGATAAGGGGACTCAAAAGTTAGCTTTAAGGCCTCATCAGTTCCGGGATTTAAATAACCCCAGCAATTACATTCTTGTGCCATCAGTTTCATCTGAGCGTCGAATTTACGTACCATTAGGCTTCTTTGATGCCAACGTAATCTCTACCAATCTAAACTTTATCCTTCCGCATGCGACTTTGTATGAATTTGGCATCCTCAGTTCATTACTTCATAACGACTGGATGCGGTTGGTTGCTGGTCGACTTAAAAGTGACTACCGTTATTCGGCAACCGTAGTGTACAACACCTTTCCCTGGCCATCAGTAACGCCTGGACAGCGTGAAGAGATCAAACGTTTGGCGGAAGAGATGTACCTTACTCGTGACGACTTCCCTGGTCGTACTCTAGCTGAGCTCTATGATCCCGATAAGATGCCACCCTCGCTTTTGGCAGCACATCAGGCACTGGATGTAGCTGTAGACAAACTCTATCGCGATAAGCCGTTTCGGGATGCCGCCGATCGCTTGAATTATCTGCTTGCACGGTACGAAGGGTTGACTAAAAAATAA
- a CDS encoding GIY-YIG nuclease family protein — protein sequence MISLYSTQHRKKATLDDIFAAEDVFGLLDVVALKPKAGPTDLIESQFENIMTFVDSYGRAPQNTPNATMSEKSLTRQLNAIRVNPEQCKILRERDRHGLLADVHVNQNLSGTPQVELASLPEISKSELVTSLDDIFADDDLGLLDFDAPEIFTIKHVPVGKKDLPDEIARRQPCPDFERFSPLFARVHRGFRDGVFSVIRYRNEHKFQEGDFFILSGVMGYVHRAGERLEQYDTYNARLHLVFENGTELNMLYQSLTQGLVRDNEGRKVDLNGQQLVPSDGPVPSGFVYVLATRSTDPALTPYIRDLYKIGFTETTVEKRIQNAAKDRTFLEAPVRIIFTTQCFNMNANRLEALVHGFLAKQRLNITLRAANGSTYTPREWFHTPLATVQAVIKYILDGTISEYRMDNTTGKIVTKKKL from the coding sequence ATGATCAGTTTGTACTCTACCCAACACAGAAAAAAGGCGACACTCGACGATATTTTCGCGGCGGAAGATGTTTTTGGGCTACTGGATGTCGTTGCTCTGAAGCCCAAGGCAGGTCCCACGGATCTGATCGAAAGTCAGTTCGAGAACATCATGACGTTTGTTGATAGTTATGGCCGGGCGCCGCAAAATACACCAAATGCCACAATGAGTGAGAAATCACTAACACGGCAACTTAATGCAATTCGGGTAAATCCTGAACAGTGCAAGATACTGCGTGAGCGGGATCGCCATGGGCTGCTGGCAGACGTTCATGTGAATCAGAATCTGAGTGGAACGCCGCAGGTTGAGCTTGCTTCTCTCCCAGAGATAAGCAAGTCAGAACTGGTAACTTCACTGGACGATATTTTTGCTGATGACGATTTAGGTTTACTGGATTTTGATGCTCCTGAAATTTTCACTATCAAGCACGTTCCCGTGGGTAAGAAGGACCTCCCTGATGAGATTGCCAGGCGTCAGCCTTGCCCCGATTTTGAACGTTTCTCCCCCTTATTCGCGCGAGTACACAGAGGATTTCGGGATGGGGTATTTTCCGTTATTCGTTATCGTAATGAGCACAAATTCCAGGAAGGTGACTTTTTTATTCTCAGTGGGGTTATGGGGTATGTTCATCGTGCAGGTGAACGGCTAGAACAGTATGATACCTATAATGCCCGTCTGCATCTGGTGTTTGAGAATGGAACTGAGCTTAACATGCTCTACCAGTCCCTGACCCAAGGCCTTGTTCGTGACAACGAAGGGCGTAAGGTGGACCTTAACGGTCAGCAACTGGTACCCAGTGATGGACCTGTCCCGAGTGGGTTTGTGTACGTGCTGGCAACGAGGAGTACAGATCCTGCACTTACACCTTACATCCGTGATCTCTATAAAATAGGTTTTACCGAGACCACTGTGGAGAAACGGATCCAGAATGCTGCCAAAGACAGAACCTTTCTTGAAGCACCGGTTAGGATTATTTTTACAACTCAATGCTTCAACATGAATGCCAACAGGCTTGAAGCCCTTGTGCATGGTTTTCTAGCCAAGCAGCGCCTAAACATCACGTTAAGGGCGGCTAACGGCAGTACCTACACGCCCAGAGAGTGGTTTCATACTCCTTTGGCAACAGTTCAAGCTGTTATCAAGTATATTTTGGACGGAACAATCTCTGAATATCGGATGGATAACACCACGGGAAAGATAGTAACAAAGAAAAAACTTTAA
- a CDS encoding SIR2 family protein, whose protein sequence is MPGVDYQKQAQDYYGKAPLIILGSGASAAHGMSGMGALAKYLVANTDTSGLSASEILAWEKFCQVLLDGVDLESALHQVAVTEELTSRIITATWTLISSEDIQVFHYSLQNQAMFPLSRLLNHMFKTSLTKINIVTTNYDRLAEYACDQEGTHHYTGFSHGFFRQRAAPNEITSARRVNIWKVHGSLDWFKSPLEDIVALSNIQGIPTNYRPEIVTPGTQKYQTTHLEPYRSTIHNADLAINAANSFLCIGYGFNDEHIQPNIMAKCIRQNTPITIITYALSDAARKLILDGKAQNYLAIERGATDEQSIVYSSLDKTPLIVEKNIWSLESYLSLIM, encoded by the coding sequence ATGCCAGGGGTTGATTATCAAAAGCAGGCTCAAGACTATTATGGTAAGGCTCCTCTCATTATCCTGGGCAGTGGAGCATCGGCTGCCCATGGCATGTCTGGAATGGGTGCGCTTGCGAAGTATTTGGTCGCAAATACCGACACTTCGGGCTTGTCTGCTTCCGAGATTTTGGCTTGGGAGAAATTCTGTCAGGTCTTATTAGACGGTGTTGATCTGGAATCTGCACTGCATCAGGTGGCTGTTACTGAAGAGTTGACCTCAAGAATTATCACAGCAACCTGGACGCTCATCAGTTCTGAAGACATTCAAGTCTTCCACTATAGCCTTCAGAACCAAGCAATGTTTCCGCTGAGTCGCCTGCTGAACCACATGTTTAAAACAAGCCTCACCAAAATAAATATCGTAACTACGAATTATGACAGGCTGGCAGAATATGCCTGCGATCAGGAGGGGACCCATCATTATACGGGCTTCTCACACGGATTTTTTCGGCAACGTGCTGCACCGAATGAAATCACGTCTGCACGCAGGGTCAATATCTGGAAGGTTCACGGTTCTCTGGACTGGTTTAAATCGCCCCTGGAAGACATCGTCGCCCTTTCAAATATTCAAGGGATACCGACTAACTATAGGCCGGAAATCGTGACCCCGGGCACTCAGAAATATCAAACAACACATCTAGAACCATATCGCTCGACTATTCACAATGCCGATTTGGCCATCAACGCTGCCAATTCCTTCCTGTGCATTGGCTACGGCTTCAATGACGAGCATATTCAGCCAAACATTATGGCCAAATGTATTCGTCAGAATACCCCTATCACGATTATCACCTATGCACTCTCAGATGCTGCAAGAAAGCTCATCCTTGATGGCAAGGCGCAGAATTACCTGGCAATAGAACGGGGAGCTACAGATGAGCAGTCCATCGTCTACTCCTCTTTGGATAAGACTCCACTGATCGTTGAAAAAAACATATGGAGTCTTGAGAGTTATTTGTCACTCATCATGTAG
- a CDS encoding ATP-binding protein, translating into MPIFNFRDEDALGKVASVDTTNVIVDVENVEQLKRLQVNHLAVLQSSRPGQHLIGLITQVTRKRGIEDIANDGISEQTSELNLCKIALIGTMLDRDGERENVFRRTLESVPEIDANCFSLEGQNLTNFMRTLSSVSADGNALTLGKYTLDEHAIAYLNGNKFFQRHAFIGGSTGSGKSWTTAKIIEQMAGLSTANAIVFDLHGEYSPLVGKGIQHFKVAGPADVEAQRTIDNGVLYLPYWLLSYEALVAMFVDRSDQNAPNQAMIMSREINQAKRKYLEDGDHKEILKHFTVDSPVPFDLDVLMGRLNEINVEMVPGASQGKEKQGDFFGKLARMISRLENKISDRRLGFIFSGGGDVLNFSWLEKFTTAVLGSSEENGNAGIKIINFSEVPSDVLPLIVSLVARVTFSVQQWTPSELRHPIALLCDEAHLYMPQRNMAESADDISLDIFERIAKEGRKYGVSLIVISQRPSEVNKTMLSQCSNFVSMRLTNAEDQGVIKRLLPDSLGGFSDILPTLDTGEALVVGDASLLPSRIRIDEPINKPNSGTVNFWDEWQKPVKDKRLLIAVENWRKQNIQ; encoded by the coding sequence ATGCCGATTTTTAATTTTCGGGATGAAGACGCGCTTGGAAAGGTGGCTTCCGTTGATACAACAAACGTTATCGTGGACGTGGAAAATGTCGAGCAGCTCAAAAGGTTGCAAGTCAACCATCTGGCCGTGCTCCAAAGCAGCAGACCTGGACAGCATCTCATCGGTCTTATCACTCAGGTGACCCGCAAGCGTGGCATCGAGGACATCGCTAACGATGGTATTAGCGAACAGACTTCAGAACTCAATCTGTGCAAAATAGCCCTGATTGGGACGATGCTGGATCGTGACGGAGAAAGAGAGAATGTATTTCGCCGCACTCTGGAAAGCGTTCCAGAAATCGATGCGAATTGTTTTTCGCTAGAGGGGCAAAACCTTACCAACTTCATGCGTACGCTCTCCAGCGTCTCAGCCGATGGCAACGCTCTGACGCTGGGCAAATACACGCTGGACGAACATGCTATTGCTTATCTCAATGGCAACAAGTTCTTCCAGCGCCACGCCTTCATCGGCGGCAGTACCGGATCAGGTAAATCCTGGACGACAGCCAAGATCATTGAACAGATGGCTGGGCTATCTACGGCTAACGCCATCGTTTTTGATCTTCATGGTGAATACTCACCATTGGTGGGGAAGGGCATTCAGCACTTCAAGGTGGCCGGTCCCGCCGATGTTGAGGCTCAACGCACCATAGATAACGGTGTGCTTTACCTGCCTTACTGGTTGCTTTCATATGAAGCACTTGTGGCAATGTTTGTAGACCGGAGTGACCAGAATGCTCCCAATCAGGCCATGATCATGTCACGTGAGATCAACCAAGCCAAAAGAAAGTATCTTGAGGATGGTGACCACAAGGAAATTCTGAAGCACTTTACCGTAGATAGCCCGGTTCCTTTCGATCTGGATGTTCTGATGGGCCGGCTGAACGAGATTAATGTGGAGATGGTTCCGGGGGCATCGCAGGGTAAAGAAAAGCAGGGTGATTTTTTTGGAAAACTGGCTCGGATGATCTCCCGGCTAGAGAACAAAATATCTGATAGACGCCTAGGATTCATATTCAGCGGTGGCGGCGATGTTTTGAATTTTTCTTGGCTTGAAAAATTCACCACTGCCGTGCTCGGAAGCTCAGAAGAGAATGGCAACGCAGGTATCAAGATCATCAACTTTTCCGAGGTTCCATCAGACGTTCTCCCGCTTATCGTATCCCTTGTCGCTCGAGTTACCTTCTCTGTCCAACAGTGGACGCCATCCGAGCTGCGCCACCCGATTGCGCTATTGTGCGACGAAGCACATCTCTACATGCCTCAACGAAACATGGCGGAGTCAGCCGATGATATATCCCTGGATATTTTCGAGCGCATCGCCAAGGAAGGCCGTAAGTACGGTGTTAGCCTCATCGTAATAAGCCAGCGTCCCTCCGAGGTGAATAAGACGATGCTTAGCCAGTGTAGCAACTTCGTGTCCATGAGGCTGACCAACGCTGAGGATCAGGGTGTTATCAAGAGGCTTTTGCCTGATAGTCTCGGTGGGTTCAGCGATATCCTACCGACCCTCGATACAGGCGAGGCCTTGGTTGTTGGCGATGCGAGTCTGCTTCCAAGTAGAATCAGGATCGATGAACCCATAAACAAGCCGAATAGCGGCACGGTCAATTTCTGGGATGAATGGCAAAAACCAGTCAAAGACAAGCGACTATTGATCGCGGTAGAAAACTGGCGTAAGCAAAACATCCAGTAA